The proteins below are encoded in one region of Corvus hawaiiensis isolate bCorHaw1 chromosome 3, bCorHaw1.pri.cur, whole genome shotgun sequence:
- the WDR43 gene encoding WD repeat-containing protein 43 isoform X2, translated as MAAPPCAFSPRECRLFAASGPDGRLRVWDTAGSRLQHEYVPSAHLSAACTCLAWAPAGARQPPSKDGPQRKKRKSEVGEVDKQLDILAIGTAVGSILLYSTVKGELQSKLDGGHDSRVNCVRWHQDNCCLYSCSDDKHIVEWNTQTCKVKCKWKGDTSSVTCLCISPDGKMLLSAGRTIKLWDLETKEVYRHFTGHATSVSSLMFTTVKPMNESKPFDGITGLYFLSGAIHDRLLSVWQIRSDRKEKNAVMSFTVTDEPTFVDLTVSEVKEEPVKLAVVCRDGQLHLFEHILNGYCKKPLTSNCTIQIATPGNDGDSTPKPVPILAAAFCTDKQSLLLVYGNTLQPIIEKVSLNTSESHICLVRDIQKVLSLKTDAALTKVKTPVVNSDTKVLVPGIPGHSTAVKTPASGKEKKKNKRKPGETEESIEERLGALDIDVSKVKTPGGLPQTDSFAVLLVQGLESNDAEILNKVLNTRKENIVKNTVARMPIHAVIPLLHELTKRLQGNPYSASVMVRWLKSVFTLHASYLSTDC; from the exons ATGGCGGCCCCTCCGTGCGCCTTCTCGCCCCGCGAGTGCCGCCTGTTCGCCGCGTCCGGGCCCGACGGGCGGCTGCGCGTGTGGGACACGGCCGGCAGCCGCCTGCAGCACGAGTACGTGCCCTCCGCTCACCTCAGCGCCGCCTGCACATGCCTGGCCTGGGCCCCGGCGGGGGCGCGGCAGCCCCCCAGTAAG GATGGCCCCCAGAGGAAAAAACGGAAGTCTGAAGTTGGAGAAGTGGACAAGCAGTTAGATATCCTGGCTATTGGTACAGCAGTTGGTAGCATTTTGTTGTACAGCACAGTAAAAGGAGAATTACAGAGCAAGCTA GATGGTGGTCACGACAGTAGAGTAAACTGTGTGAGATGGCATCAAGACAACTGCTGCTTGTATAGCTGTTCAGACGACAAACACATCGTGGAATGGAACACACAGACCTGCAAAGTAAAGTG TAAGTGGAAAGGCGACACGAGCAGTGTCACCTGTCTATGCATCAGTCCAGATGGAAAAATGCTGCTGTCAGCCGGTAGAACTATAAAACTGTGGGACTTGGAGACCAAAGAAGTCTACAGA CATTTCACAGGCCATGCTACATCAGTGTCATCATTAATGTTTACCACAGTGAAACCTATGAATGAAAGTAAACCGTTTGATGGAATTACAGGACTGTATTTCTTGTCCGGAGCTATACATGACCGATTGTTGAGTGTGTG GCAGATCAGGTCagataggaaagaaaagaatgctGTGATGTCTTTCACAGTAACAGATGAACCAACTTTTGTTGACCTGACTGTATCAGAAGTCAAAGAAGAG CCTGTGAAGTTAGCAGTTGTGTGCAGAGATGGGCAGTTGCATTTATTCGAACATATCTTGAATGG ttacTGCAAAAAACCCTTAACATCAAACTGTACTATCCAGATAGCAACACCTGGGAATGATGGGGACTCCACACCGAAACCAGTCCCTATTCTAGCAGCTGCGTTTTGCACAGACAAACAGTCTCTGCTGCTGGTGTATGGAAACACCTTACAGCCCATCATAGAGAAAGTG TCTTTGAACACCAGTGAATCCCACATATGTTTGGTACGGGATATCCAGAAAGTGCTGTCACTTAAAACAGATGCTGCTCTAACAAAG GTAAAGACACCTGTTGTGAACTCGGACACCAAAGTTCTAGTGCCTGGCATTCCAGGACATAGTACAGCTGTCAAAACTCCAGCCTcggggaaggagaaaaagaaaaacaagaggaaacCAGGAGAGACAGAG GAGAGCATCGAGGAGCGCCTTGGGGCATTGGATATTGATGTGAGCAAAGTAAAAACTCCAGGTGGCCTTCCCCAGACAGACAGCTTTGCCGTGCTGCTGGTTCAGGGCTTGGAAAGCAATGATGCAGAAATCTTAAAT aaaGTGCTtaacacaagaaaagaaaatatagtaAAGAACACAGTAGCCAGAATGCCTATACATGCTGTCATTCCACTGCTACATGAG CTTACAAAGAGATTGCAGGGCAACCCATACAG tgcCTCAGTAATGGTTCGATGGCTGAAGTCTGTTTTTACCCTACATGCATCCTACCTTTCCACA GATTGCTGA